Proteins encoded together in one Lathyrus oleraceus cultivar Zhongwan6 chromosome 5, CAAS_Psat_ZW6_1.0, whole genome shotgun sequence window:
- the LOC127082800 gene encoding N-glycosylase/DNA lyase OGG1 isoform X1, producing the protein MISLILQVRITMKRKRSPKPLPPLPSTPPTPQTQSRHSTNLSKSRLWIPLNLTRQELSLPLTFPTGQTFRWKNTAPFQYTGVVGSHLISLKHLQNGDVCFSLHSQSHSNHDAKTALLDFLNADVSLADTWEVFSASDERFAELAQHLGGARVLRQDPFECLIQFMCSSNNHISRITKMVDYVSSLGTYLGHVEGFDFHAFPTLHQLSLVSEQQLREAGFGYRAKYIVGTVNALQSKPEGGEEWLYSLRKLDLQDVISQLSKLPGVGPKVAACIALYSLDQHHAIPVDVHVWRIAQKYLLPELAGSKLTLKLCNRVAEAFVTKYGKYAGWAQAVLFIAELPSQKAILPLHLRATKQPKPAKIENSEEESGGGPLEI; encoded by the exons ATGATTTCGTTGATCTTGCAGGTGAGAATAACGATGAAGAGAAAAAGATCCCCCAAACCGCTACCTCCTCTACCTTCAACCCCTCCAACACCCCAAACCCAATCCCGCCACTCCACCAACCTCTCCAAATCCCGCCTATGGATCCCTCTCAACCTAACCCGACAAGAGCTCTCACTACCCCTCACCTTCCCCACCGGTCAAACATTCCGATGGAAAAACACCGCTCCTTTCCAATACACAGGCGTCGTCGGATCCCACCTCATATCCCTCAAACACCTCCAAAACGGCGACGTTTGCTTCTCCCTTCACTCCCAATCCCATTCCAACCACGATGCCAAAACGGCATTGCTCGATTTCTTAAACGCAGACGTTTCTCTCGCTGACACGTGGGAGGTTTTCTCGGCTTCCGATGAAAGGTTCGCCGAATTAGCGCAACATTTGGGTGGTGCTAGGGTTTTGAGACAAGATCCCTTTGAGTGCTTGATTCAGTTCATGTGTTCTTCTAATAATCATATTAGTAGAATCACTAAAATGGTTGATTACGTTTCATCTCTTGGGACTTATTTAGGTCATGTTGAAGGCTTTGATTTTCATGCCTTCCCTACTCTTCACCAGCTTTCATTGGTTTCTGAACAACAACTCAGAGAGGCTGGTTTTGGTTACAG GGCTAAGTACATAGTTGGCACTGTAAATGCTTTGCAATCAAAACCTGAAGGTGGAGAAGAATGGCTTTATTCTCTTCGGAAATTGGATCTTCAAGATGTTATATCTCAACTTTCCAAGTTACCTGGAGTCGGTCCTAAAGTGGCTGCTTGCATAGCTCTCTACTCCCTTGATCAACACCATGCAATTCCTGTTGATGTTCATGTGTGGCGG ATTGCCCAAAAGTATCTCTTACCTGAGCTTGCAGGTTCCAAGTTGACGCTGAAGCTCTGCAATCGTGTTGCAGAGGCATTTGTAACGAAATATGGTAAATATGCGGGCTGGGCTCAAGCTGTTTTATTTATTGCTGAGTTGCCTTCACAAAAGGCCATCCTACCCTTACATTTGAGGGCTACCAAACAGCCGAAGCCTGCCAAGATAGAAAACAGTGAAGAAGAATCTG GTGGTGGGCCTCTGGAGATATAA
- the LOC127082801 gene encoding beta-galactosidase 16 isoform X2: MWPNLIAKAKEGGLDVIQTYVFWNLHEPQQAQYEFSGRLDLVGFIKEIQAQGLYVTLRIGPYIESECTYGGLPLWLHDIPGIVFRSDNDQFKFHMQRFTATIVNMMKSANLYASQGGPIILSQIENEYGNIERAFQENGLAYIHWAAQMAVGLQTGVPWVMCKQDNAPDPVINTCNGMQCGTTFKGPNSPNKPSLWTENWTSFYQAFGGKPYLRSASDIAYNVALFIAKKGSYVNYYMYHGGTNFDRLASAFITTAYYDEAPLDEYGLIKQPKWGHLKDLHAAVKSCSEPLLYGTQTTLSLGSQQQAYVFKSSTECAAFLENSGPGDIIIQFQNIPHQLPGKSISILPDCKNVVFNTGKLSIQNNARVMKTQIQFNSAEKWKVYTELVPNFDDTSLRANTLLDQISTAKDISDYMWYTFRLNDNSPNAQSVLSIYSEGHVLHSFINGVLKGSAHGNHDNLNVAMEESVDLINGMNNISILSATVGLPNSGAFLEQRVAGLRKVNVQGRDLTSYAWGYQVGLLGEKLQIYTVNGLSKVQWENFQSSTKPLTWYQTTFDAPASNDPVALNLGSMGKGLVWVNGQGIGRYWVSFHTSNGTPSQQWYHIPRSFLKSTGNLLVILEEETGNPLGITIDTVYITS; this comes from the exons ATGTGGCCAAACTTAATTGCCAAAGCCAAGGAAGGAGGATTAGATGTCATACAAACTTACGTTTTTTGGAATCTTCATGAGCCTCAACAAGCCCAG TATGAGTTTAGTGGAAGACTTGATTTAGTTGGATTCATTAAAGAAATTCAAGCACAAGGTTTATATGTCACCCTTCGAATTGGACCTTACATTGAGAGTGAATGTACTTATGG GGGTCTACCATTATGGTTGCATGATATTCCAGGAATTGTATTTAGATCAGATAATGATCAATTCAAG TTCCACATGCAAAGATTCACTGCCACAATAGTCAACATGATGAAATCAGCCAATCTTTATGCTTCACAAGGAGGGCCTATCATACTATCTCAG ATTGAGAATGAATATGGAAACATCGAAAGGGCATTTCAAGAGAATGGACTGGCCTATATTCATTGGGCCGCCCAAATGGCCGTCGGACTCCAAACGGGTGTGCCTTGGGTAATGTGTAAACAAGACAATGCTCCTGATCCAGTG ATCAACACATGCAATGGCATGCAATGTGGGACAACATTTAAGGGACCAAACTCGCCTAACAAGCCTTCGCTATGGACAGAGAATTGGACTAGTTT TTATCAAGCCTTTGGTGGAAAACCATACTTGAGATCAGCTTCAGACATTGCATATAATGTCGCCTTGTTCATTGCAAAGAAAGGAAGCTATGTCAATTACTACATG TACCATGGAGGAACCAATTTTGATAGATTGGCCTCCGCCTTCATAACAACCGCTTATTATGATGAAGCTCCACTCGATGAATATG GTTTGATTAAGCAACCAAAATGGGGACATCTTAAGGATCTACATGCTGCAGTGAAGTCATGTTCAGAACCTCTACTTTATGGAACTCAAACCACATTAAGCTTAGGCTCACAACAACaa GCTTATGTTTTCAAAAGCTCCACGGAATGTGCTGCCTTCTTGGAAAATAGTGGACCTGGAGATATCATAATCCAATTTCAAAATATTCCGCATCAATTGCCCGGAAAATCAATCAGTATTCTACCAGACTGCAAGAATGTAGTCTTCAATACTGGCAAG TTGAGTATACAGAACAATGCCAGAGTAATGAAAACACAAATACAGTTCAACTCAGCTGAAAAATGGAAAGTGTATACAGAACTCGTCCCTAATTTTGACGATACTTCATTACGAGCAAACACATTATTAGACCAAATCAGCACAGCAAAAGATATATCGGACTATATGTGGTACACTTTTAG GCTTAATGACAACTCTCCTAATGCTCAATCTGTTCTTAGTATATACAGCGAAGGACATGTTTTGCATTCTTTCATCAATGGAGTTTTAAAAG GTTCTGCACATGGAAATCACGACAATTTGAATGTTGCAATGGAGGAAAGTGTCGATCTGATAAACGGGATGAACAACATTTCCATTCTTAGTGCAACAGTTGGATTGCCG AACTCAGGAGCATTTCTAGAGCAAAGAGTTGCTGGTTTGCGTAAAGTGAACGTTCAAGGAAGAGATTTAACTAGTTACGCATGGGGATATCAG GTTGGGTTGTTAGGAGAAAAATTGCAAATATATACAGTCAATGGATTAAGTAAAGTTCAGTGGGAAAACTTTCAAAGCTCTACTAAACCACTCACGTGGTATCAG ACCACATTTGATGCACCTGCAAGCAATGATCCTGTTGCGCTTAACCTTGGTTCCATGGGAAAGGGACTCGTTTGGGTTAATGGTCAAGGTATTGGTCGATATTGGGTATCTTTCCACACATCAAATGGCACTCCTTCACAACAATG GTACCACATACCCCGTTCCTTCCTCAAATCTACAGGGAACCTACTTGTTATACTAGAAGAAGAAACTGGGAACCCCTTAGGAATCACTATAGACACAGTATACATCACAAGTTGA
- the LOC127082801 gene encoding beta-galactosidase 16 isoform X1: MEEWWWRCLFFITVSLATVNGGSVTYDRTSLIINGQHQILFSGSIHYPRSTPQMWPNLIAKAKEGGLDVIQTYVFWNLHEPQQAQYEFSGRLDLVGFIKEIQAQGLYVTLRIGPYIESECTYGGLPLWLHDIPGIVFRSDNDQFKFHMQRFTATIVNMMKSANLYASQGGPIILSQIENEYGNIERAFQENGLAYIHWAAQMAVGLQTGVPWVMCKQDNAPDPVINTCNGMQCGTTFKGPNSPNKPSLWTENWTSFYQAFGGKPYLRSASDIAYNVALFIAKKGSYVNYYMYHGGTNFDRLASAFITTAYYDEAPLDEYGLIKQPKWGHLKDLHAAVKSCSEPLLYGTQTTLSLGSQQQAYVFKSSTECAAFLENSGPGDIIIQFQNIPHQLPGKSISILPDCKNVVFNTGKLSIQNNARVMKTQIQFNSAEKWKVYTELVPNFDDTSLRANTLLDQISTAKDISDYMWYTFRLNDNSPNAQSVLSIYSEGHVLHSFINGVLKGSAHGNHDNLNVAMEESVDLINGMNNISILSATVGLPNSGAFLEQRVAGLRKVNVQGRDLTSYAWGYQVGLLGEKLQIYTVNGLSKVQWENFQSSTKPLTWYQTTFDAPASNDPVALNLGSMGKGLVWVNGQGIGRYWVSFHTSNGTPSQQWYHIPRSFLKSTGNLLVILEEETGNPLGITIDTVYITS, encoded by the exons ATGGAAGAGTGGTGGTGGCGGTGTTTGTTTTTCATAACGGTGTCTCTTGCCACCGTGAACGGTGGCAGTGTTACTTACGACAGAACATCGTTAATCATCAATGGACAACATCAAATCCTCTTCTCTGGTTCAATTCACTATCCTCGTAGTACTCCTCAG ATGTGGCCAAACTTAATTGCCAAAGCCAAGGAAGGAGGATTAGATGTCATACAAACTTACGTTTTTTGGAATCTTCATGAGCCTCAACAAGCCCAG TATGAGTTTAGTGGAAGACTTGATTTAGTTGGATTCATTAAAGAAATTCAAGCACAAGGTTTATATGTCACCCTTCGAATTGGACCTTACATTGAGAGTGAATGTACTTATGG GGGTCTACCATTATGGTTGCATGATATTCCAGGAATTGTATTTAGATCAGATAATGATCAATTCAAG TTCCACATGCAAAGATTCACTGCCACAATAGTCAACATGATGAAATCAGCCAATCTTTATGCTTCACAAGGAGGGCCTATCATACTATCTCAG ATTGAGAATGAATATGGAAACATCGAAAGGGCATTTCAAGAGAATGGACTGGCCTATATTCATTGGGCCGCCCAAATGGCCGTCGGACTCCAAACGGGTGTGCCTTGGGTAATGTGTAAACAAGACAATGCTCCTGATCCAGTG ATCAACACATGCAATGGCATGCAATGTGGGACAACATTTAAGGGACCAAACTCGCCTAACAAGCCTTCGCTATGGACAGAGAATTGGACTAGTTT TTATCAAGCCTTTGGTGGAAAACCATACTTGAGATCAGCTTCAGACATTGCATATAATGTCGCCTTGTTCATTGCAAAGAAAGGAAGCTATGTCAATTACTACATG TACCATGGAGGAACCAATTTTGATAGATTGGCCTCCGCCTTCATAACAACCGCTTATTATGATGAAGCTCCACTCGATGAATATG GTTTGATTAAGCAACCAAAATGGGGACATCTTAAGGATCTACATGCTGCAGTGAAGTCATGTTCAGAACCTCTACTTTATGGAACTCAAACCACATTAAGCTTAGGCTCACAACAACaa GCTTATGTTTTCAAAAGCTCCACGGAATGTGCTGCCTTCTTGGAAAATAGTGGACCTGGAGATATCATAATCCAATTTCAAAATATTCCGCATCAATTGCCCGGAAAATCAATCAGTATTCTACCAGACTGCAAGAATGTAGTCTTCAATACTGGCAAG TTGAGTATACAGAACAATGCCAGAGTAATGAAAACACAAATACAGTTCAACTCAGCTGAAAAATGGAAAGTGTATACAGAACTCGTCCCTAATTTTGACGATACTTCATTACGAGCAAACACATTATTAGACCAAATCAGCACAGCAAAAGATATATCGGACTATATGTGGTACACTTTTAG GCTTAATGACAACTCTCCTAATGCTCAATCTGTTCTTAGTATATACAGCGAAGGACATGTTTTGCATTCTTTCATCAATGGAGTTTTAAAAG GTTCTGCACATGGAAATCACGACAATTTGAATGTTGCAATGGAGGAAAGTGTCGATCTGATAAACGGGATGAACAACATTTCCATTCTTAGTGCAACAGTTGGATTGCCG AACTCAGGAGCATTTCTAGAGCAAAGAGTTGCTGGTTTGCGTAAAGTGAACGTTCAAGGAAGAGATTTAACTAGTTACGCATGGGGATATCAG GTTGGGTTGTTAGGAGAAAAATTGCAAATATATACAGTCAATGGATTAAGTAAAGTTCAGTGGGAAAACTTTCAAAGCTCTACTAAACCACTCACGTGGTATCAG ACCACATTTGATGCACCTGCAAGCAATGATCCTGTTGCGCTTAACCTTGGTTCCATGGGAAAGGGACTCGTTTGGGTTAATGGTCAAGGTATTGGTCGATATTGGGTATCTTTCCACACATCAAATGGCACTCCTTCACAACAATG GTACCACATACCCCGTTCCTTCCTCAAATCTACAGGGAACCTACTTGTTATACTAGAAGAAGAAACTGGGAACCCCTTAGGAATCACTATAGACACAGTATACATCACAAGTTGA
- the LOC127082800 gene encoding N-glycosylase/DNA lyase OGG1 isoform X2, whose translation MISLILQVRITMKRKRSPKPLPPLPSTPPTPQTQSRHSTNLSKSRLWIPLNLTRQELSLPLTFPTGQTFRWKNTAPFQYTGVVGSHLISLKHLQNGDVCFSLHSQSHSNHDAKTALLDFLNADVSLADTWEVFSASDERFAELAQHLGGARVLRQDPFECLIQFMCSSNNHISRITKMVDYVSSLGTYLGHVEGFDFHAFPTLHQLSLVSEQQLREAGFGYRAKYIVGTVNALQSKPEGGEEWLYSLRKLDLQDVISQLSKLPGVGPKVAACIALYSLDQHHAIPVDVHVWRIAQKYLLPELAGSKLTLKLCNRVAEAFVTKYGKYAGWAQAVLFIAELPSQKAILPLHLRATKQPKPAKIENSEEESE comes from the exons ATGATTTCGTTGATCTTGCAGGTGAGAATAACGATGAAGAGAAAAAGATCCCCCAAACCGCTACCTCCTCTACCTTCAACCCCTCCAACACCCCAAACCCAATCCCGCCACTCCACCAACCTCTCCAAATCCCGCCTATGGATCCCTCTCAACCTAACCCGACAAGAGCTCTCACTACCCCTCACCTTCCCCACCGGTCAAACATTCCGATGGAAAAACACCGCTCCTTTCCAATACACAGGCGTCGTCGGATCCCACCTCATATCCCTCAAACACCTCCAAAACGGCGACGTTTGCTTCTCCCTTCACTCCCAATCCCATTCCAACCACGATGCCAAAACGGCATTGCTCGATTTCTTAAACGCAGACGTTTCTCTCGCTGACACGTGGGAGGTTTTCTCGGCTTCCGATGAAAGGTTCGCCGAATTAGCGCAACATTTGGGTGGTGCTAGGGTTTTGAGACAAGATCCCTTTGAGTGCTTGATTCAGTTCATGTGTTCTTCTAATAATCATATTAGTAGAATCACTAAAATGGTTGATTACGTTTCATCTCTTGGGACTTATTTAGGTCATGTTGAAGGCTTTGATTTTCATGCCTTCCCTACTCTTCACCAGCTTTCATTGGTTTCTGAACAACAACTCAGAGAGGCTGGTTTTGGTTACAG GGCTAAGTACATAGTTGGCACTGTAAATGCTTTGCAATCAAAACCTGAAGGTGGAGAAGAATGGCTTTATTCTCTTCGGAAATTGGATCTTCAAGATGTTATATCTCAACTTTCCAAGTTACCTGGAGTCGGTCCTAAAGTGGCTGCTTGCATAGCTCTCTACTCCCTTGATCAACACCATGCAATTCCTGTTGATGTTCATGTGTGGCGG ATTGCCCAAAAGTATCTCTTACCTGAGCTTGCAGGTTCCAAGTTGACGCTGAAGCTCTGCAATCGTGTTGCAGAGGCATTTGTAACGAAATATGGTAAATATGCGGGCTGGGCTCAAGCTGTTTTATTTATTGCTGAGTTGCCTTCACAAAAGGCCATCCTACCCTTACATTTGAGGGCTACCAAACAGCCGAAGCCTGCCAAGATAGAAAACAGTGAAGAAGAATCTG AGTGA